The Polyangia bacterium DNA window AGGTGGACCCGAACATGGATCTCCTTCTCGCGGATCGAGGTCGGACGATTGCCGACAGACTTCGGATAGGTGGAGAGCCAGCGCTCGGACACGAACTCTTGGAAAGTGGGTGCCTCCTTCTTGCCGTAGGTTCCCGCAAGCAACGAGGCGCGCAGATCTCGTTCGTACTGCTCCGCGCCTCGGAATGAATGGGCGGGAGAGGTCTTGCGGATCCTCTCTCGCCTCCCGTCTGAATGCTGGAGGTCGATGTCGACCACCCAGCTCGTCGTCACCGCGCCCGTCTTGCGGTCGCGGTACGTGCGTCGCCTCACGCTCATGTCATCTCCTGCTTGAACGCGGGGCGCGACCATGGCCGTCAGCCATCCACGCTAGCACGCTGTCGCGATCGATCCGCACCTTCCGACCGATGCGCCGCACGCCCGGGATGTCGCCGCGGGAGATGGCTTCGTAGACCGAGCGGCGCCGGACCCGGAGCATCTTGGCGAGCTCGTCGGGCGTGAGCACCATCGGTAGGACGGGATCGGCGGCGCTGGCCGCTGGGGCGGCCACCGCCAGATCCGAACGGCCGGTGCGACCCGAACGCCGCATCTCGCGGGAGTCTTCGATGATCG harbors:
- a CDS encoding helix-turn-helix domain-containing protein, translated to MNEATIIEDSREMRRSGRTGRSDLAVAAPAASAADPVLPMVLTPDELAKMLRVRRRSVYEAISRGDIPGVRRIGRKVRIDRDSVLAWMADGHGRAPRSSRR